The Linepithema humile isolate Giens D197 chromosome 2, Lhum_UNIL_v1.0, whole genome shotgun sequence genome has a segment encoding these proteins:
- the LOC136998233 gene encoding uncharacterized protein isoform X2, producing MEGKSSTQQGKFYAIVEFEDGIQIVPNNWLSIDLKKAAWPNFTNNKRYDKAVKVMEEPQSTWLKHPISKIYGTYSNYTLARKKLKDAEELSDLTSNTDRDEFLKKSRKIRAAKSVDEDNTSNDEQSDTSLILDLPKVPEKHAIMKTKNGKVSQTDRNLNSPKGISTKRQKLNNTKSWIQQKSQDNFGEQSDDENLLNKVVETQASMPSQQTKNTMSNLNTKSAHYMCSHTEQSSTTDLDSILMNLMKHKIQAFQFDKDANPYKQCLQIWIINQKETTFNGLLLES from the exons ATGGAAGGAAAGTCTTCTACGCAGCAaggaaaattttatgcaattgtaGAATTTGAAGATGGAATACAAATAGTTCCAAATAATTGGTTaagtattgatttaaaaaaggcTGCATGgccaaattttacaaataataaacgaTATGACAAGGCTGTTAAAGTAATGGAAGAACCACAATCTACATGGTTGAAACATCccatttctaaaatatatggAACGtatt cGAACTATACATtggcgagaaaaaaattaaaagatgcTGAAGAATTATCAGATCTAACTTCTAATACTGATAgagatgaatttttaaaaaaatccagAAAAATTAGAGCCGCTAAATCGGTGGACGAGGATAATACGAGTAATGATGAACAATCAGATACTTCACTTATTTTGGATCTTCCAAAAGTTCCTGAAAAACATGCAATAATGAAgacaaaaaatggaaaagtttCTCAAACAG ATCGTAATTTAAACAGTCCTAAAGGAATATCTACTAAAAgacaaaagttaaataatacaaaatcatGGATTCAACAAAAATCGCAGGACAATTTTG gTGAGCAAAGTGACGATGaaaatttacttaataaaGTTGTTGAGACACAAGCAAGCATGCCAAGTCAACAGACAAAGAACACTATGTCAAATTTGAATACCAAATCAG CACACTATATGTGTTCACATACAGAACAGTCATCTACTACGGATTTAGATTccattttaatgaatttaatgaaACACAAGATACAAGCATTTCAATTCGACAAAGATGCCAATCCGTACAAACAATGTCTTCAAATTTGGATAATAAACCAG aAAGAGACAACTTTCAACGGTTTGTTATTGGAAAGTTGA
- the LOC136998233 gene encoding uncharacterized protein isoform X1, with amino-acid sequence MEVHEKRKRNDTPYVSRRHLKRVAAQESEIVSSVLMHESSSYNTNNECATDLNNDCPMNSKIINIEHNTEWNENNEIFEYENDNAFQQSDEHNNTSDEHNNTSDKHNNTSDSQQFVNISLNESSSDVTFESRNKRDNSLQHDLAIWAVEHQITHIALGALLCRLKKHSCFSTLSLDARSLLKTPRHQEIRTVAPGSYYHFGLSNSIKKILTFIKDINYIRIAVNIDGLPLSKSSQQQFWPILGSVLPYDNVFIIGIYHGYEKPANVNEFLQDFVNEAEEICANGININGRNVPCRFEALICDAPAKSFVLSIKGHSGYHSCTKCITEGEYIENRLCFPQIDAPLRTDNDFIQKIDENYHKPDTTCNLLNIPYFNPVTNVPLDYMHLICLGVMRKLLNLWLAGSLSYRLPYRAVNEISTRLVTQLKQSIPIEFARKPRKLDCLKLWKATEYRLILLYTGPLAFKSVLKKMCIYIL; translated from the coding sequence atggaaGTACATGAAAAACGTAAAAGAAACGATACGCCATACGTATCAAGGAGACACTTAAAGAGAGTGGCTGCACAAGAATCTGAAATTGTTTCTAGCGTTTTGATGCATGAAAGCTCGTCATATAATACGAACAATGAATGTGCAACAGATTTAAACAATGATTGTCCGatgaattctaaaataataaatatcgaacATAATACAGAATggaatgaaaataatgaaatatttgaatatgaaaatgataatGCATTTCAACAATCGGATGAACATAATAATACATCGGATGAACACAATAATACATCGGATAAACACAATAATACATCAGATTCACaacaatttgttaatatttcacTTAATGAATCATCAAGTGATGTAACATTTGAAAGTAGAAATAAAAGAGACAACAGCTTACAACATGATCTTGCAATTTGGGCTGTAGAACATCAAATTACGCATATTGCTTTAGGAGCACTGTTATGTAGattaaagaaacattcttgtttCTCAACTTTATCATTGGATGCACGATCGCTTTTGAAAACACCTAGACATCAAGAAATACGCACAGTTGCGCCAGGGTCATATTATCATTTTGGACtatcaaattctattaaaaaaatattaacatttataaaggatattaattacattagaaTAGCTGTGAATATTGATGGCCTACCATTATCCAAATCATCCCAGCAACAATTTTGGCCCATATTAGGCTCTGTTCTTCCATATGACAATGTTTTCATAATTGGTATTTATCATGGATATGAAAAACCAGCGAatgttaatgaatttttacaagatttcGTTAATGAGGCTGAAGAAATATGTGCAAatggaattaatataaatggtCGGAATGTACCATGCAGATTTGAGGCTTTAATTTGTGATGCGCCAGCCAAATCATTTGTTTTAAGTATAAAAGGACATTCTGGATACCATAGTTGCACGAAATGTATCACGGAAGGCGAATATATAGAAAACCGATTATGTTTTCCACAAATAGATGCACCGCTCAGAACAGATAATGatttcatacaaaaaattgatgaaaattatcataaaccAGACACAAcctgcaatttattaaatatacctTATTTCAACCCTGTAACCAACGTTCCGTTAGACTATATGCATTTAATATGTTTGGGAGTTATgcgcaaattattaaatttatggcTTGCTGGTTCACTATCTTATCGATTACCATATAGAGCCGTTAACGAAATTTCGACACGCTTAGTAACTCAATTAAAACAATCGATACCCATAGAATTTGCACGTAAACCACGAAAACTAGATTGCCTCAAATTGTGGAAAGCAACTGAGTacagattaatattattatatacggGTCCGTTGGCGTTTAaatctgtattaaaaaaaatgtgtatctACATTTTATGA
- the LOC136997668 gene encoding uncharacterized protein: protein MERDLTVRAVNIKTLGEFLPWDYECDEYLDSLREKCRKRQRTGVVNSLVAQIVRLEGVRKIIQERFVPIGAGYGGYEKKGYTWKEIETAFRNRVLTGAVVNHEYIDPREFLKNIKNTVIERIQGVMMEHNSVKINTAFNGEFIAGDKTAVKTIATKNQEIYPTSDLNEWYTKHVVDVIQASLEEFQERDSGWALSRILNLTINVNKLNPLRAGCHIELPRKIMLKKAVVNVKSNDNACFAWAVVAALYPTKRNSERTIEYPHYSTVLNLCGIEFPVTLPQISKFEKLNTISVNVFTTQDSKIVPLRLANDKKEKHVNLLYVCKNNDAHFVCIKDLSRLVSSQLSKEKCKKYICDR from the coding sequence ATGGAGCGCGATCTCACCGTACGAGCAGTGAATATCAAAACGTTGGGAGAGTTTCTCCCATGGGACTACGAGTGCGACGAGTACCTCGATTCTCTGAGGGAAAAATGTCGCAAGAGACAACGAACCGGAGTAGTGAACTCTCTGGTGGCGCAAATTGTGCGTCTGGAGGGTGTGAGGAAGATCATTCAAGAGCGTTTTGTGCCCATCGGTGCTGGATACGGCGGATACGAGAAGAAGGGCTACACGTGGAAGGAGATTGAGACGGCGTTTAGGAACCGTGTGCTGACGGGTGCGGTTGTCAATCACGAATACATCGATCCTcgtgaatttttgaaaaatataaaaaatacggtTATTGAGCGGATCCAGGGCGTCATGATGGAACACAACAGCGTCAAGATTAACACCGCGTTCAACGGGGAATTCATCGCGGGCGACAAGACTGCCGTGAAGACCATCGCCACGAAGAATCAAGAGATATATCCAACATCTGATCTAAACGAGTGGTACACGAAGCATGTGGTTGACGTCATACAGGCATCTCTGGAGGAGTTTCAGGAACGTGATAGCGGATGGGCGTTGTCACGTATCCTGAACCTAACAATCAACGTCAACAAGTTGAATCCTCTACGCGCGGGATGCCACATCGAGTTACCGCGGAAAATTATGCTGAAAAAGGCGGTGGTCAACGTGAAATCAAATGATAATGCGTGCTTCGCGTGGGCAGTCGTCGCCGCTCTATATCCGACGAAAAGAAATTCGGAAAGGACGATAGAATACCCACATTACTCGACGGTGCTCAACCTGTGCGGCATAGAGTTCCCCGTGACGCTTCcgcaaatatcaaaatttgagAAACTGAACACCATCTCCGTCAACGTCTTTACCACCCAAGACTCCAAAATCGTCCCTTTGCGCCTCGCCAACGACAAAAAGGAGAAGCACGTCAACCTGCTCTACGTGTGTAAAAACAACGATGCACATTTTGTGTGCATTAAGGATCTGTCTCGGCTAGTGAGCTCGCAACTgagcaaagaaaaatgtaaaaaatacatttgcgatcggtaa
- the LOC136997666 gene encoding uncharacterized protein, with amino-acid sequence MNDCAVVLPSEDDKWLTFRNYNRKERLPFVVYADLECTLEKKDGQDGTTYAYQHHNVFSVGYYVSCTYDNSLSGYKSYRGEDCVTWFVNELHDLARRVKAILTTIVPMADLTPEESEKFRSTATCHVCEKPFTPDDTRVRDHCHLTGRYRGPAHSSCNLNYKDSHVIPVIFHNLSGYDAHFIIKDVANAFEGNIDLLPLTKERYISFTKNVKDTEDENSKICVKLRFIDSFRFLSTSLEKLASYLTTDELKITRSEFSHLSAEHFNLLTRKGVFPYEYVDSVDKLRDTSLPSRESFYSSLTGETVSESDYAHATNVWQTFSIEDLGQYSDLYLKTDVLLLADIFENFRNTCIKSYGLDPAQYYTLPGYTWDAMLKYTGIKFELLTDIDMVLFVERGIRGGLSQCSNRYAAANNKYMPSYDPSKPSSYLMYFDVNNLYGWAMCQPLPYAKFRWVDNVASFNVMSVASDSATGYVLEVDLEYPVNLHDAHSDLPFCPTRDKPPGKREIKLLATLCDKQRYVIHYRNLQQCVLHGLRIAKIHRVLQFAQSPWLRGYIELNTQFRTLASNEFEKNLYKLMNNAVFGKTMENVRNHTDVRLVTQWEGRYGAEAMIAKPNFHSRSVFSENLVAVELRKLEVKFNKPIYVGMCILDISKTCLYEFYYEYMAPLYRDNCKIMYTDTDSLIYFLQCEDAYRDMKRDISKFDTSDYSENNVYGIPRANKKVPGLMKDENNGAIMTEFVGLRAKMYALRVTGQKDVKKVKGVKKNVVAKTIMFDDYTRCLNDEIELTRRQSCIRSKMHEVYTVSESKLALSPYDDKRHVVSESTDTLPWGHYKIQL; translated from the coding sequence ATGAACGACTGCGCCGTTGTTCTCCCCAGCGAGGACGACAAGTGGCTGACGTTCCGCAATTACAACCGGAAGGAGCGGCTCCCGTTTGTTGTATACGCCGATCTCGAATGTACGCTCGAGAAGAAGGATGGACAAGACGGCACCACATACGCCTATCAGCATCACAATGTGTTTAGCGTAGGATATTATGTAAGTTGCACGTACGATAATTCTTTATCCGGGTATAAGTCGTATCGCGGTGAGGATTGCGTGACGTGGTTCGTCAACGAACTTCACGATTTGGCGCGCCGTGTGAAAGCGATCCTCACCACCATCGTCCCCATGGCGGATCTTACGCCGGAGGAATCGGAAAAATTCCGTAGCACCGCGACGTGTCACGTGTGCGAGAAACCGTTTACACCGGATGATACGCGGGTGCGCGATCATTGTCATCTTACCGGGCGTTATCGAGGTCccgcgcactcgtcgtgcaatttaaattacaaagactcccacgttatcccggtgatatttcacaatttatccggttacgacgcgcatttcatCATCAAAGATGTTGCCAATGCTTTCGAAGGCAACATTGATTTACTGCCGCTGACGAAAGAACGTTACATTTCATTCACTAAAAACGTTAAAGACACGGAGGatgaaaattccaaaatttgcgTGAAATTACGATTTATCGATTCATTCAGATTTCTCAGTACAAGTCTTGAAAAATTAGCATCTTATCTGACAACGgacgaattaaaaattacacgatCGGAATTTAGCCATTTATCCGCGGAACATTTCAATCTGCTTACTCGGAAAGGTGTGTTTCCCTACGAGTACGTCGACagcgtcgacaagctccgggacacaagcctaccatcgcgcgaatcgttttacagctcgctcaccggagaaacggtatccgagagcgattacgcgcacgcgacaaacgTCTGGCAAACCTTTTCGATCGAAGATCTAGGTCAATACAgcgatttgtatttgaaaacagatgttcttttgttggcggatattttcgaaaatttccgAAACACGTGTATAAAGAGTTACGGTTTAGATCCCGCTCAGTATTACACATTACCGGGGTACACGTGGGACGCTATGTTGAAGTACACGGGCATCAAGTTCGAGTTGCTCACAGACATCGATATGGTGCTGTTTGTCGAGCGCGGTATACGCGGCGGTCTCAGCCAATGCTCCAACCGATACGCCGCCGCCAACAACAAATACATGCCATCCTACGATCCATCGAAACCGTCATCGTACTTAATGtattttgatgtaaacaaCTTGTACGGGTGGGCAATGTGTCAACCGCTGCCCTACGCCAAATTTCGATGGGTTGACAATGTCGCGAGCTTTAACGTAATGTCCGTTGCATCCGATTCGGCTACCGGTTATGTGCTGGAAGTCGATCTCGAGTACCCGGTGAATCTTCACGACGCGCACTCCGATCTGCCGTTCTGCCCGACGCGCGATaagccgcccggcaagcgggagATCAAATTACTCGCCACGCTGTGCGATAAGCAGCGTTATGTCATCCACTACCGTAATCTGCAGCAATGTGTGCTACATGGCCTgcgaattgcaaagattcaccgcgtactgcaattcgcgcaatctccaTGGCTTCGCGGATACATAGAACTGAATACACAGTTTCGGACACTCGCGAGTAAtgaattcgagaaaaatttatacaaattgatgaacaacgcggttttcggcaaaaccatggagaatgtgcgaaatcaTACGGATGTACGGCTCGTTACACAGTGGGAGGGTCGGTACGGAGCGGAGGCTATGATCGCGAAACCGAATTTCCACAGTCGAAGCGTGTTCTCGGAGAATCTAGTCGCCGTAGAGTTGCGAAAACTCGAAGTAAAATTCAACAAGCCGATCTACGTGGGTATGTGTATCCTCGACATATCCAAGACCTGCTTGTACGAGTTTTACTACGAGTACATGGCGCCTCTCTACcgcgacaattgcaaaattatgtataccgataccgacagtctgatatactttctacaatgcgaggacgcgtatcgggatatgaaacgcgatatttcaaaatttgacaCGAGCGACTACTCCGAGAACAACGTTTACGGTATACCGCGCGCCAACAAGAAAGTACCCGGTCTGATGAAAGACGAGAACAACGGCGCGATCATGACGGAATTTGTCGGACTGAGGGCGAAGATGTACGCGTTGAGAGTCACCGGACAAAAAGATGTCAAAAAAGTTAAAGgcgtaaagaaaaatgtagtCGCCAAAACTATAATGTTCGACGATTACACTCGGTGTCTCAACGACGAAATCGAGCTAACACGGCGTCAATCGTGCATCCGCTCAAAGATGCACGAGGTGTACACCGTGTCGGAGTCGAAGCTCGCGCTCAGTCCGTACGATGATAAGCGACACGTCGTATCCGAATCCACCGATACTCTACCATGGGGACATTACAAGatacaattgtaa
- the LOC136997667 gene encoding uncharacterized protein encodes MTLDTKDIDEREKIAKEIARTSESIRKKHRTLKTGRVEQEVQLEKRLKPIVEPLKRIVENIKGDDDSVDDLEIKNEPDIKRKRSSSEKKKKIKRTSLTTPIQTPLTPPVQASTPFQPQKLVFEAPTYLPIENVFETTDPSFATSVRQTMQTSDGREALYGQMGPLGQEYIGELLSGDKKRGIDNVYGVYFNDAGTFLGDKAFDIDRDDNVIVDGVKYAGTPGLFELIFKRLPDDTLCTEADKQKYKSILLATNAHRRGHNAHLPVLGNKGYKYKHIITPLISKKGGGVAHLDRRGAGRTLPKCNVPQTMTVTDNAVDYVHWDDPNELVDRLRLLDASRQAGNNAHDNEFLSIIEELREAGLIIN; translated from the coding sequence atgacgcttgacacgaaagatatcgacgagagggagaagatcgcgaaggaaatcgctcgtacgagcgagtcgATTCGCAAGAAGCATCGGACGTTGAAGACGGGTAGAGTGGAGCAAGAGGTGCAATTGGAGAAACGGTTGAAACCGATCGTAGAGCCGTTGAAACGAATCGTCGAGAACATCAAGGGTGACGATGATTCGGTTGACGATCTCGAGATTAAAAACGAACCGGACATCAAACGAAAGCGGTCGAGCtctgagaagaagaagaaaatcaagcgtACCTCGTTGACGACACCGATACAGACCCCATTGACGCCACCGGTACAAGCCTCGACTCCGTTCCAGCCGCAAAAATTGGTGTTTGAAGCGCCGACATATTTACCGATCGAAAACGTGTTCGAAACCACGGACCCGTCTTTCGCGACATCCGTGAGacagacgatgcaaacgtcCGATGGTCGGGAAGCTCTGTACGGTCAAATGGGTCCGCTGGGCCAAGAGTACATCGGTGAGCTCTTGAGCGGTGACAAGAAGAGAGGGATCGACAACGTGTACGGTGTATACTTCAACGATGCGGGAACGTTTCTCGGTGACAAGGCCTTCGACATTGATAGAGACGACAATGTGATCGTGGACGGTGTGAAATACGCTGGCACACCCGgcctgtttgaattaatattcaaaagacttcccgacgatacgctgtgtacggaggctgacaaacaaaagtacaagagcatactactcgctactaacgctcacagacgcggtcataacgcgcatttacctgttttgggaaacaaaggatacaaatacaaacatatcatcACACCTCTGATATCTAAGAAAGGTGGAGGTGTTGCACATCTCGACAGGAGAGGTGCGGGTCGCACGTTACCCAAGTGTAACGTACCACAGACCATGACTGTGACCGACAACGCGGTCGATTACGTGCACTGGGATGATCCGAACGAATTGGTGGATCGCCTTCGATTGCTGGACGCCTCCCGTCAGGCGGGAAACAACGCGCACGACAACGAAtttctctcgattatcgaggaactgcgcgaagctggtctgattataaattga
- the LOC136997670 gene encoding uncharacterized protein: protein MAQLYTIELQEIEQLMRAVTDRIAVLHGAVHHFEEATRNVQQQHVLHNFRIEYDVHGRENGVILTSLQDIRVHLLTVYRSFDILTTQFHQMESDVARTADVLRAVREAHFADDDVQP from the exons atggcacaattatatacaattgaaCTACAAGAGATCGAGCAGTTGATGAGGGCTGTGACGGATCGGATCGCCGTCCTGCACGGTGCGGTGCATCATTTTGAAGAGGCGACGAGAAATGTGCAGCAACAACACGTGCTGCACAATTTTCGAATTGAATATGATGTGCATGGGCGTGAAAACGGAGTGATACTAACATCGCT GCAGGATATACGGGTACACTTGCTAACGGTGTACCGCTCATTTGATATTTTGACAACACAATTCCATCAAATGGAAAGCGATGTGGCGCGCACCGCTGACGTATTGAGAGCGGTGAGAGAGGCGCATTTTGCTGACGATGATGTACAACC aTGA
- the LOC136997669 gene encoding uncharacterized protein has protein sequence MFSTVQQTTMSNPADKQQGVDAKKRKFSPNVNKSNSTSIDGSMITPPRILARRYPLTKTGYKYLDIGINVSTPSHIEIALGDNHGKEIHFTYNMWKIVLDQRHAIHHFFNNDANEAPSQTIEHVTLRFGKINNLKVLRLETSTVCLVMSHNTVCNIIALEYCVDHIAQSLNNVTGMVDTKFAHFRKIASGAKDPIAVIRESESFDKNDIIDCELLAQVFGSQ, from the exons ATGTTTTCTACCGTACAACAGACAACTATGAGTAATCCGGCTGACAAACAGCAAGGTGTGGATGCGAAGAAGCGGAAATTCTCACCCAACGT aaataaaagtaattcgaCAAGTATCGATGGAAGCATGATCACGCCTCCCAGAATTTTAGCTAGAAGATACCCGTTGACAAAAACCGgttataaatatctggatATTGGAATCAATGTTTCTACGCCGAGCCACATAGaaatcgctctcggtgacaaccatggcaaagagatacattttacatataacatGTGGAAGATCGTCCTGGACCAACGACACGCCATCCaccatttctttaacaatgatGCGAACGAAGCACCGTCTCAAACCATCGAACATGTCACGCTACGGTTTGGAAAGATAAACAATCTAAAAGTACTGCGTCTGGAAACATCAACAGTGTGTTTAGTAATGTCACACAACACCGTATGTAACATAATCGCTCTCGAGTATTGTGTGGATCATATCGCTCAATCGTTGAACAACGTCACTGGTATGGTCGACACCAAGTTCGCACACTTTCGAAAAATCGCGAGCGGTGCGAAGGACCCCATCGCGGTGATACGTGAGAGCGAATCGTTCGATAAGAATGATATAATCGATTGTGAGCTGTTAGCTCAGGTCTTTGGATCGCAATAA
- the LOC105679226 gene encoding uncharacterized protein: MIELLKIQWRMPHVVLSEVNKLSLLRTLISGRYLSMCFRSWDRYEFPLLQNTTKHSWAVKAATQLEKPRYVIFALQTGRKNMLSENTAQFDACKLTNVRLHLNSDFYPYDDMNLDFNRNRYAILYNMYARFHKAYYGFDNTYLDIDEFLKAGPFVVIDCSRQNDSVKSATVDVRIEFDCKENIPANTTAYCFNIHDRMVEYNPLNNVVRRLV, encoded by the coding sequence ATGATTGAActactcaagatacagtggcgaatgcCACACGTAGTTCTGAGCGAAGTTAACAAGTtgtctcttcttcgaactttgATAAGCGGAAGATATTTAAGCATGTGCTTCCGTTCGTGGGATCGGTACGAATTTCCTCTGCTGCAAAACACGACCAAGCATTCTTGGGCGGTCAAAGCCGcgacgcaattggaaaaaccgcgatacgtaatctttGCTCTCCAAACCGGCCGAAAAAATATGCTCTCTGAAAACACTGCTCAATTTGATGCttgtaaactcaccaatgtgagactgcatctgaattcagatttttatccgtacgacgaCATGAACTTGGATTTCAACAGGAAtcgatacgctatactgtacaaCATGTATGCGCGTTTCCACAAAGCTTATTACGGATTCGATAATACGTATTTGGATATCGATGAATTCTTGAAAGCCGGTCCAttcgtagtcatagattgttcgcgacaaaaTGACTCTGTCAAAAGCGCCACCGTCgacgtgcgaatagaatttgattgtaaagaaaatataccggccaacaccaccgcctattgtttcaatatacacgatcgaatggTTGAATATAATCCGTTAAATAACGTTGTGCGCAGACTcgtataa